The genomic region AGAAGGGCATCATCGAGATCGCCGACGCCCTCGCCATCAACAAGTGCGACGGCGACAACGTGAAGCGCGCCACGCAGGCCGCGGCCGAGTACCGGGCGGCGCTGCGCCTGTTCCGCCACACGAGCGCGAACTGGGACCCCCCCGTGCTCACCGTCTCGGCGCTCGAGGGGCGCGGCCTCGATGCCGTGTGGGGTGCCGTGCAGGACTACCGCGACAAGCTCGGCGCGACGGGCGAGCTCGGGCAGAAGCGACGCGAGCAGCAGCAGGCGTGGTTCTGGTCGATGCTGCGCGACGGCGTCGAGCGCCACTTCCTGGCGCGGGGGGACGTGCGCCGGCTCCTGCCGGAGCTCGAGTCGGGAGTGGCCGCCGGACGTCTCACGCCGACCGCCGCCGCCGGGCGTCTGCTGGCGCTCCTCGACTAGGAAGCCGACCCAAGACGGAGTCTTGGGTCGGTCACCTGCCGCTTGCACGTGTGCCCTCCTGGCACAGCGCGCGCCCACGAGCTGTGCCATGAACGCCCCTGCCGCCCGCCGTAATGGCCGGAATCCACGCGCCCAGGCAGCGGCCCTGGCCTTGCATTCTCGGCGTGGCCTCCGCACCCGACTCGCATTCGCCGACCGTCCTCCTCGTCGACCACGACCTCGCACGGCTCGCAGTCACCCGGGGCCTCCTCGAGCGCGAGGGACATCCCGTCGTGGTGGCCCGCGACGCCGCCATGGGGGTCGCGGTGGCCGATGCCTCGATCGGGGTCATCGTCCTCGCCGACGAGCTGCCTCTGGTCCCCGCACGCCGCCTGATCGGTACGGTGCGCGAGCGCAACGCCGCCATGCAGGTGGTGCTCTACGCGAGCCCGCGCTCGGGCGAGCTCTGCCGCGAGACGCTCGAGCGGATGGGCGTGCATACGTACGTGCGGGAGGGCGACGGGGCCGATCGCCTGCTCGGGGCCGTCGACGCGGCGATGCGCACCTATGTGCAGGTGTCCCAGGCGCAGGCGTCCGACCGCCTGAAGATGGAGCTGCTGGCGTCGGTCTCGCACGAGTTCCGCTCGCCGCTGAACATCGTCCTCGGCTACCTCGAGCTCGCCGCCGAGGGCGCGTTCGGTACCTACTCCGAGGCGCTGAGCGAGGCGCTCGGCAAGGTCTCCTGGAACGCGGGGCACCTGCTCGAGCTGGTCGAGGACTTCCTCGACCTCGCCAAGCTCGAGTCGAGCACGATCGAGGTCGAGAAGGTCGACGTGGGCGCCCTCGTCGGCGCGCTCGTCCGCGACCACGAGCTGATCGTCCAGGAACGACCGATCTCGCTGCGCGCCGACGTGCAGGGGCAGCTTCCGCCCGTCCTCGCCGAGGGCCCGAAGCTGCGCGTCATCGTGCAGAACCTGCTCTCGAACGCGCTCAAGTTCACCGAGCGCGGCGAGGTCGTGGTGACAGCCGAGGCGCCGATGGCCGGCGTCGTGCAGGTCCACGTGCGCGACACGGGGCCCGGCATCCCGCCCGAAGCGTGCGGCGCCGTGTTCGATCTCTATCGCCAGCTCGGGCCGGGCGACCTGCGTACGAAGGGGATCGGTCTCGGTCTCGCACTCGCCCGCCGCTTCGCCTGCGCGATGGGCGGCGACCTCACGGTGAAGAGCACGGTCGGCGTCGGCTCGACGTTTACGCTGACGCTCCCCGCTGCCGACGCCGGCGCCCCCGCCCTGAACTTCGTGCTGCACTAGGATTTGCCGGCCCGAGACTGCGCGCGATCGACCTAGCCGCAGGTTCCCCCGTTGCAGGTGCGGGAGCAACAGTCCCCTGCGCTGGCGCACGTCTCCCCGCTCGGCAGGCAACAGAATCCGAGTCCACTCGACGCCGAGCACACGGCGGGCGGGAAGCAGGGAGCGATCGGGGTGAAGTAGGTGCACGTGCTTCCGATGCCGCCGGCGCAAATGCCCGTCCCGGGCTGGCTGGGGTTCGGGACGCAGGTGTACCCGGTTGAACACGGGTGATCGGGCCGGCACTGCGTCGGAAAGCACGATCCCCGGTCGTTCGGGGCCACCAGGCAGATGTCGACCGGGTCACAGCAGCCGAGGATCGGACAGATGCCGCCGTCGCAGCACTGGCACCCTCGCGGTCCCGGCGGCGCGCAGCTCGCCAGGAAGAAGCCCTCGTCGAAGCACGTCGCGCCCTCGCATTGCTCCCCCGGCTCGATCACCCCGTTGCC from Candidatus Eisenbacteria bacterium harbors:
- a CDS encoding methylmalonyl Co-A mutase-associated GTPase MeaB, with protein sequence VCEAAGYDVIIVETVGVGQSEIAVASMVDFFLVLMLPGAGDELQGIKKGIIEIADALAINKCDGDNVKRATQAAAEYRAALRLFRHTSANWDPPVLTVSALEGRGLDAVWGAVQDYRDKLGATGELGQKRREQQQAWFWSMLRDGVERHFLARGDVRRLLPELESGVAAGRLTPTAAAGRLLALLD
- a CDS encoding ATP-binding protein; this encodes MASAPDSHSPTVLLVDHDLARLAVTRGLLEREGHPVVVARDAAMGVAVADASIGVIVLADELPLVPARRLIGTVRERNAAMQVVLYASPRSGELCRETLERMGVHTYVREGDGADRLLGAVDAAMRTYVQVSQAQASDRLKMELLASVSHEFRSPLNIVLGYLELAAEGAFGTYSEALSEALGKVSWNAGHLLELVEDFLDLAKLESSTIEVEKVDVGALVGALVRDHELIVQERPISLRADVQGQLPPVLAEGPKLRVIVQNLLSNALKFTERGEVVVTAEAPMAGVVQVHVRDTGPGIPPEACGAVFDLYRQLGPGDLRTKGIGLGLALARRFACAMGGDLTVKSTVGVGSTFTLTLPAADAGAPALNFVLH